The genomic interval CTCTTCTGGAAACACGTGCTTGTCATGTGTGCAACACTTGTACAGGCTTTTGTAAATGTCAAATTGCATAGCgtcaaagacaagaaacgtATGCAAACAGAATTGTCAAGAAAGATCTTTGTGACTCTCAGCCAGTgaagaaataaaattaatcaataacgGAACGAGTTGCCTTTTAAagttatacatacatacatacatacatacatacatatatatacatatctatatctatatatctatattttTTTCTCCCCTTCTAACCCTATAATAAATGAACCATATTATTGCTATCTGAAGGTAGATCCCACATAAACCTCAACAGTATCTACTAGTAACCTTTGATACATCATTGTAGCATTATACATCTAGTTTTATTGAGAGTTGTTGCATCAGGTTCTTCTGCGTCTGTGAAAATGAGTAACATGTTACAGCGGAcacataaattatattataattatgtacatatcagctgtcctgctgatggcaacattggcaaaaaacatgctgagaagttggcaaagcacagcgacttgcgagtggagatagcCGCATGTGGcgttgtcgaacactggtggttctggtggtcttgggagctttgggcacagtgtacgcaggtattgcatggtggctgcacattattccaggtcatcacaacctgcagcacttacagaaaacagtgcttctggtatctactcggatccttcgtaaagtcatgtcttctttctagacagccgtgatggtctaagtacttctgaagcagggtttgcttccggtacttgcaatagactttacaaaccagactgatccaATTGAGCATGACACTATATAAGACCATTGACGTTATTAAAAGCCTCTGAGTCGGCCCGTAGTCAATAAAAATTGTGGTGTTGGAAAAACCCACGTTGGCAGCATTTTGATCTGCTTattaatacagtacaatacataTTTGGATTGTCACAGGGTTGTATACAAAAACATGATGTATATGGATCAGTCTACATGTACAAATGCCAGTCTGATGATTGAATTGGGACCACCTGAGGATTAGGCACAGTTGAGGACAGTCCCTTGGGTGGTCGTAGGTAATTCACACACTccactgtaattaattaagtgtatgtCAGGATCGACTAATGAAGAGTGGCACATGTAGCTTTCTCAGCCTGCACACTATGGTGCTATCCATACATCAAGCATTACTGTGCTAAGTTTGTCACTAAACTGTCACTCACtcaatcagtcagtcagtcagacaatTTTTCATCATACACAACGATCCTCATTCCTActgtagagtacagtacacatacacgtgcatAGGTATGACCAACTCACATCCTTCGATTCACTTGAATCAATGCATCCACTCTTGTCATCATCCAACAACTTGTGCAACTCTCTCAGAGCATCGACGACAACAACAACCCGTTGCTCGTCCGTTTCTACAACACCCACCACATCAATCcacaaagtcacgtgactaacaaTAAAATCGAGAACTGACTTTCGGTGACAACAACAGCCGTGTAGGAGGCAACACACAAAGAGAGAAGGACCGCTATCGGTAACTTATTATTAGCCATAAAAACGTGCTGTGTTGTTTACAATTCCTACAGAGTAACCACCTGCAACACCAATTTTCATCTGTAAATCCGTCTAGTGACCTCCATGCTCGCATACAATCACAGAAAAGACTAACAACACATAGACCTACTAAGTGCGAATACACAAGCCccactgtgtgtatgttgtatgGCATATTGTCATGTTAACTTAACATCTACAACAACATCACACCGTCAGGCAGCTATGCTACTACGTCAGACCATTCAGCAGGCAGAAAACAAACGGAGACAGACGAAAATAGCCGACGACAACGACAAGGTCGCTCTATCAACAAACGTCCGACTACTGAAAGATGAAACAGAGAATGAGAGACATAGGATACGTCAAGCTAACGAATTTCTATTCATTCTCGAAGCGCCAGTCGCGAAATCGGTCGTCAGAGTGACGTTACCTTGTAGTCGACGTCTTGTCTAATTCATTATCTCGAAGTACGGACGAAAAGATGGTCGGTAAAGCGTCCAACTAGAAGGTCAAACAGTCGAGGACGACCAGTCTCTGTTGACTGGTCTTGAGTCGAGGTTATCACGCATGCGCGTAATAATAACTAGCCTCGATCTCCCAGACCTGACTTTAtatatcggcgctacacgggggcGGGGAGGTTGAGGTTCATTTGTACAGGACGAGCTTGATTGAGTGAGTAGGAGTGTGATGGCCAACTGTGGTGGATGGAACGATCCTCCAACACTCACCTACCAACCAACCATCACATCACGGACTGTTCTGAGTCGCAGACCGAATCACGTGCCCGGTTTTTCATCGAAATCTCACGAGAACGGTCCGTCGTCGACTCTCTCTCTCGCGTCAGGACCGCCACTCGCACCACTAAACGAGAAACAGCCTACGAAGGCGACGGTGCCAgacactgacactgacactACAAAGACAGTCATAAccggaagtgacgtcattgaTGAGTCGGGTTCTGTTATTGGTGATTTAGAATGTGTGTTCGAGAGGCAGAAATCTCAGCTTGATGTAAGACCACTTTTAATACGTTTGTAGCTGTTTTTTGGGCTTGCGTGATTGCGTTTAGTTGGCCTCGTAGACCAGACCGCCTGCGACTTGCCTCGTAGACCCAGACCGCCTGCGACTTGATAATCTAATGTAAAGAGCCAATACTAATAAAAGCTAAAAATTAGCTACAAATAGTTTGTGAGATAGTATTGCATTTTTGTCTACTTCTGGAACAGATTGCCTTTGTATCTATTTACTACTCTAGCCTTCTTGATTTAGAAACGGCTTCTGGATGACGTCAGACGTCGTCTTGGAATTTTGAAGGGTCAATGGGAATCGGGAGCATTATCTCCATCCGTCAAGGAACAGTTGAGGAAACTAGTCGCCGCATTGGAAGCAAGAGACAAACGAGCAGCTCACGACATTCACGTGGCCCTCATGGTCAACCACGTTACAGAAGTAAATCAGTGGATGGTTGGTGTCAAGAGGCTCATAGCAACAATACAGGACGACCAAAGTTGTGCAGCTACGACAGAGAGCTTGCTGCCAAATGGATTGGGAAGTGGCGAGAGTTGATATTTGAGGACCcatttgatattaacaagaTTAAATAACAAACTGGTTGTCAATTGAATCTCGATGATTATGACACCATAGTGTTTCTATAAATGCTTTTGAGTTGATGGCAGAGTTAGTTACTAAGTGAGAAAAATAGATTTTATATATACAGATTGGCCAACAGTCACTCTGACAGGCAGATATCTAGCTACATAACGTTTGAAGTCTGACTCTCTGTTGTTGATCCAGACGTCGTCGTCTCTTCGCTCGTCTCACAACCCGACTTTGCCTCTGTTAGTTCTTCTGTTCTGTTGCTTTCGCTTTGACCATCTGTGGTTACTTCGCTTTGTTCGTGACCGGGATTCGATGATGGAAGCTCGTGTACCTCGTCCGGATCATATATGATGTCCTCAGGATCTGGAGGAGCTGGTAAGAAATCCTCGTTCGGGCAGATGCGATGAAATATAGAGGCTGCCTAAAAGCAGAATAAACTGAGGATGGATAGAGATTATTTGGGGTCTCTGACCTGTCTGGAATACTGAGGTTAGGAAgtcatgcatgtgtgtgtgtgtgcgtgcgtgtgtgtgtgtgtgtgtgtgtgtgtgtgtgtgtgtgtgtgtgtgtgtgtgtgtgtgtgtgtgtgtgtgtgtgtgtgtgtgtgtattactATACAGTAAACTACATATTTCTGTTGTCATTTATTTTTCGTCAACTTACCTCTTTCACAGCCGATTCGAATCCAAGTTCCGTATCTGGCTGTGACGTGAGCACTACATTAGCTGGCAAGCACACTTTGTTTTCACCACCAGCTACAGCAGTTTGACTAAAATACATCCTCCATAGAACATTCGGCTTACTCCCTGGAACAacaagacacaacaaacatgtcACTGTAATATCCATGTCCTCAAGTGTCTCTATGTACCACTAGATTCATCAGGAGTGTTGCTGAAGTTGAACAGCAGCTCTGCTGTTGCTTCCAGATCTTCTCTCGCTGTTTTCCCACTTGATTTACAAGTCAAATGCACCAAGTCTATGACAACATTGTGTGTAGGGATACATACAGTTTGTGTAATGAAATCATTTGTCAAGCACTGACAGATATGTTTTGGacaggcaaagctgactgGAGGCAGTTCAATGACATTAACTAAACCAAGACTGTTTGCAGCATGTGGTGGCACCGTGACAAGAGTTACctacaaataaattaatttattaattaaataaatatataatttaaaaaaattaaaatgat from Corticium candelabrum chromosome 14, ooCorCand1.1, whole genome shotgun sequence carries:
- the LOC134189444 gene encoding steroid receptor RNA activator 1-like — translated: MANCGGWNDPPTLTYQPTITSRTVLSRRPNHVPGFSSKSHENGPSSTLSLASGPPLAPLNEKQPTKATVPDTDTDTTKTVITGSDVIDESGSVIGDLECVFERQKSQLDKRLLDDVRRRLGILKGQWESGALSPSVKEQLRKLVAALEARDKRAAHDIHVALMVNHVTEVNQWMVGVKRLIATIQDDQSCAATTESLLPNGLGSGES